Proteins co-encoded in one Brassica rapa cultivar Chiifu-401-42 chromosome A02, CAAS_Brap_v3.01, whole genome shotgun sequence genomic window:
- the LOC117131870 gene encoding eukaryotic translation initiation factor 5B-like: MVEQCTVLEVKVIEGHGTTIDVVLVNCVLHEGDQIVVCGLQGPIVTTIRALLTPHPMKELRVKGTYVHHKEIKAAQGIKITAQGLEHAIAGTALHVTEPDDDIEAMKEQAMEDMESVLSRIDKSGEGVYVQASTLGSLEALLEFLKSPAVKILISGIGIGLVHKTDIFNVHPSTFKFTERSL; this comes from the exons ATGGTCGAACAGTGTACTGTCCTGGAGGTCAAAGTTATAGAAGGCCATGGAACAACGATTGATGTTGTGTTGGTAAACTGTGTACTTCATGAAGGTGATCAAATCGTCGTGTGTGGGTTACAG GGACCTATAGTCACAACGATTAGAGCGTTACTGACACCTCATCCAATGAAGGAGCTACGGGTGAAG GGTACTTATGTGCATCATAAAGAAATAAAGGCTGCACAGGGTATAAAAATTACAGCGCAG GGTCTTGAACACGCTATTGCTGGCACTGCTCTGCACGTAACTGAACCTGATGATGACATTGAAGCAATGAAGGAGCAGGCAATGGAAGACATGGAGTCAGTTTTGAGCAGGATTGACAAAAGCGGTGAAGGAGTTTATGTACAAGCGTCTACACTAGGGTCACTGGAAGCGTTGCTTGAATTCTTAAAGTCCCCAGCTGTGAAGATACTTATAAGCGGCATCGGTATAGGGCTTGTGCATAAGACGGATATCTTTAATGTTCACCCCAGTACTTTTAAATTTACGGAAAGATCTTTATGA
- the LOC103854212 gene encoding 50S ribosomal protein L12-1, chloroplastic, translating into MAATALSTASSILSSSSPTLTSAHPFLSRPTTLEFPSRFGLSSSSSTLTHRATHLRPLAAVEAPEKIEKIGSEISSLTLEEARILVDYLQDKFGVSPLSLAPAAAAVAAPGDGGGAAAVVEEQTEFDVVINEVPSSSRIAVIKAVRALTSLALKEAKELIEGLPKKFKEGVTKDEAEEAKKQLEEAGAKVSIA; encoded by the coding sequence ATGGCAGCGACGGCTCTCTCCACCGCAAGCTCAATCCTTTCCTCATCATCTCCCACTCTCACCTCCGCCCACCCCTTCCTCTCCCGACCCACCACACTCGAATTCCCATCTCGCTTCGGcctttcctcctcctcctcgacCCTCACCCACCGCGCGACCCACCTCCGCCCCCTCGCCGCCGTCGAAGCCCCGGAGAAAATTGAGAAAATCGGATCCGAGATCTCGTCCCTCACCCTCGAGGAAGCCCGCATCCTCGTCGACTACCTCCAGGACAAGTTCGGCGTCTCGCCTCTCTCCTTGGCTCCCGCCGCAGCGGCTGTCGCAGCTCCGGGAGACGGCGGCGGCGCGGCGGCTGTCGTCGAGGAGCAGACGGAGTTCGATGTGGTGATTAACGAGGTGCCTAGCAGCTCGCGTATCGCGGTGATTAAGGCGGTGAGGGCGTTGACTAGCTTGGCGTTGAAGGAGGCGAAGGAGCTTATCGAAGGGCTGCCGAAGAAGTTTAAGGAAGGTGTGACGAAGGATGAGGCTGAGGAGGCTAAGAAGCAGCTCGAAGAAGCTGGTGCTAAGGTTTCCATTGCTTAA
- the LOC103854211 gene encoding uncharacterized protein LOC103854211 — MEKITSTASFSPSFSTYSGDNLVKIAERVGGDYYKEKGDDSFEFATLHTVHETVSSIVFPVFDQKHEDVSPETVVTPLKDLFLRENEQSPPQQTYSSSDEEEEEEEEDELDTIPGEIYCPWTPARSPVEMTSPCRKSKSTGSSSTSTWSKRRWRIRNLLKRSRSDGKETLEFLNSSPVDNIDKSCSSSPCPKNKETVKRKSKKKEKEKVSVSAHEKFYLRNKAMKEEDKRKSYLPYKQELVGLFSNIHRHGKVSSPF, encoded by the coding sequence ATGGAGAAGATAACCTCCACGGCTTCTTTTTCACCTAGCTTCAGCACTTACTCCGGTGATAACCTCGTCAAGATCGCCGAACGGGTCGGTGGCGACTATTATAAGGAGAAAGGAGACGACTCATTCGAGTTTGCGACTCTTCACACGGTTCACGAGACGGTGTCTTCTATAGTATTCCCGGTGTTCGATCAGAAACATGAAGATGTTTCGCCGGAAACGGTTGTGACTCCGTTGAAAGATCTCTTCCTCCGCGAGAACGAACAGTCGCCACCGCAGCAGACGTATTCATCTTctgatgaggaggaggaggaggaggaggaagatgagCTAGACACGATCCCGGGAGAGATATACTGTCCGTGGACGCCGGCGAGATCACCGGTGGAGATGACGTCTCCTTGTAGAAAGAGCAAATCGACAGGATCGTCTTCGACGTCGACATGGTCGAAGAGACGTTGGAGAATCAGAAACCTGCTCAAGAGAAGTCGCAGCGACGGGAAAGAAACACTCGAGTTCTTGAACTCGAGCCCCGTCGACAACATAGACAaatcttgttcttcttctccttgtCCGAAGAACAAGGAGACGGTGAAGaggaagagcaagaagaaggagaaggagaaagtTTCAGTTTCAGCACATGAGAAGTTTTACTTGAGGAACAAAGCaatgaaagaagaagacaagagaaAGTCATATCTACCGTACAAGCAAGAACTTGTCGGACTTTTCTCCAACATTCACCGACACGGCAAAGTTTCTTCTCCGTTCTGA
- the LOC103854214 gene encoding monodehydroascorbate reductase 4, peroxisomal-like: MGRAFVYVIVGGGVAAGYAALEFTRKGVSDGELCIISDEPVAPYERPALSKGFLLPEDPTRLPSFHTCVGANDEILTPKWYKEHGIELVLGTRVKSVDARRLTLVTSTGETITYNFLIIATGARALKLEEFGVEGSDAENVCYLRDLSDADRLATAIQSSSNGNAVVIGGGYIGMECAASLVINKINVTMVLAGAHCMARLFTPKIATFYEDYYMGKGVKFIKGTVLTSFEFDSDKKVTAVNLKDGNQLPADLVVVGIGIRPNISLFEGQLIIEKGGIKVNSQMQSSESSVYAIGDVATFPVKLYGEMRRLEHVDFARKSARHAVSAIMEPEKTGEFDYLPCFYSRFFAFSWQFYGDHVGEVVHFGEYEDGKVFGAYWVKEGHLVGCFLEGGTKEQYETISKATQLKPAVTDMEELEREGLGFTQTVVSQQVVTEVKDVPSSEIVRQTSRVVSLVTVEKPLHVWHAVTGVVVAASVTAFAFWYGRRRRRW, from the exons ATGGGAAGAGCGTTCGTGTATGTGATCGTGGGAGGAGGTGTTGCTGCTGGTTACGCAGCTCTCGAATTCACAAGGAAAGGTGTCTCCGATGGCGAACTCTGCATCATCTCCGATGAACCC gTTGCACCATATGAGAGGCCCGCGTTAAGCAAAGGTTTTCTCTTACCAGAAG ATCCTACACGGCTTCCTTCTTTCCACACATGTGTTGGGGCTAATGATGAGATACTCACCCCAAAATGGTACAAGGAACATG GAATTGAATTAGTCCTTGGAACTCGTGTTAAGTCCGTTGATGCGAGGAGGTTGACTCTTGTAACAAGCACCGGGGAGACTATAACTTACAACTTTTTGATCATTGCAACAGGTGCCAGG GCGCTGAAGCTCGAAGAGTTTGGAGTGGAAGGCTCGGATGCTGAAAATGTATGTTACTTACGAGATCTAAGCGACGCAGACAGGCTTGCCACTGCGATCCAATCAAGCTCCAATGGGAATGCTGTTGTTATCGGTGGTGGCTATATTGGCATGGAGTGTGCTGCATCTTTAGTGATCAACAAAATCAATGTCACTATGGTTCTTGCAGGGGCTCACTGCA TGGCGCGTCTCTTTACTCCCAAGATTGCAACTTTCTATGAAGACTACTACATGGGTAAAGGAGTGAAGTTTATCAAAGGAACTGTTTTGACATCATTTGAGTTTGATTCGGATAAAAAG GTCACGGCGGTTAATCTCAAAGATGGGAATCAGTTACCAGCAGATTTGGTCGTGGTTGGAATCGGAATACGACCAAACATAAGCTTGTTTGAAGGACAGCTAATAATAGAGAAAGGAGGGATAAAAGTGAACAGCCAAATGCAGTCAAGTGAGAGCTCAGTGTATGCAATAGGCGATGTAGCTACATTCCCAGTGAAACTATATGGCGAAATGAGGAGGCTAGAGCATGTGGACTTCGCTAGGAAATCTGCACGGCACGCAGTTTCAGCGATCATGGAGCCAGAGAAGACAGGAGAGTTTGACTACTTGCCGTGTTTCTACTCAAGGTTCTTTGCCTTCTCGTGGCAGTTCTATGGAGACCATGTTGGTGAAGTTGTGCATTTTGGGGAGTATGAAGACGGTAAAGTGTTTGGAGCATATTGGGTTAAAGAGGGTCACCTTGTTGGGTGTTTTCTTGAAGGTGGGACCAAAGAACAGTATGAAACTATCTCTAAGGCAACACAGTTGAAACCAGCTGTTACTGATATGGAAGAACTGGAAAGAGAAGGACTCGGGTTTACTCAGACAGTGGTGAGTCAGCAGGTGGTTACTGAAGTTAAGGATGTTCCAAGCTCTGAGATTGTGAGGCAGACATCAAGAGTTGTGAGTCTTGTGACGGTGGAGAAGCCTTTGCATGTATGGCACGCGGTGACTGGAGTTGTTGTTGCTGCGTCTGTGACTGCTTTTGCTTTTTGGTATGGTAGGAGACGTCGTAGATGGTGA
- the LOC103854210 gene encoding uncharacterized protein LOC103854210, which yields MAKECMADKSKDTEKYRDLRNWSCAASYGLGSRSPLGHLEELSVYCFVLPTFSGQRQVKNPFEENKVVGITNYIDLGFELQTRVDDSNTSNSLSDSSLQMAASWQANKNFLLKGKVGALSSTLTLAFKSWWNPSFTFNITATNNHRTGRTACGFGLRVDNLREASYQRADPNFVMLTPNKEHLADGIVWKMGQRPMLQSDLDAENFSELPKELRPSQQIL from the exons ATGGCCAAAGAATGCATGGCTG ATAAAAGCAAAGACACCGAAAAATATAGAGACCTAAGGAATTGGAGTTGTGCGGCTAGCTATGGACTAGGTTCAAGAAGCCCCTTAGGGCATCT CGAGGAACTCTCAG TTTATTGCTTCGTTCTACCAACATTTAGTGGTCAAAGGCAG GTGaaaaatccttttgaagaaaaCAAAGTAGTTGGAATCACAAACTACATTGACTTAGGTTTTGAGCTACAAACAAG GGTTGATGATTCCAACACATCAAACAGTCTCTCAGATTCTTCTCTGCAGATGGCTGCGTCTTGGCAGGCCAATAAGAACTTCTTGCTGAAG GGTAAAGTCGGAGCTCTAAGCTCAACACTCACATTAGCGTTCAAGTCGTGGTGGAACCCGTCTTTCACATTCAATATTACAG CGACTAATAATCATCGGACTGGAAGAACAGCATGTGGGTTCGGTCTCCGCGTTGATAACTTAAGGGAAGCTAG TTACCAAAGAGCTGATCCAAACTTCGTAATGTTGACACCAAACAAAGAACATCTGGCTGATGGGATTGTGTGGAAAATGGGGCAGAGACCAATGTTACAATCCGATTTAGACGCAGAGAATTTCAGTGAGCTCCCAAAAGAACTTAGACCGTCCCAGCAGATTCTCTAA